From Anaerococcus urinomassiliensis:
GAAGTTTCTTTCAGTTCTTCTGTGTATGAGCTTATAGCATCTTTTACAAAAAATACATTTAGGCCAAGATCTAGTAGACTTCTAATTGTTTGGTAGATACAAACATGGCCCTCAGCTCCTACTACTACAACATTTGTGATATTATTTTCTTTTATAAAGTCTAGAACTTCTGGTGTTGCTGCATCAAAAATTGTCTTTTCAAATATTTTATCTTCTGGGATTTCTTCTAGTAATCTTTGATCTGATTTGCCAAGTCCTTTTGGATATTGCTCTGTTGCAAGGATTGGCATTTGGTATTCTTTGAATGCTTTTATCAAAACCAAAGTGTTTAGGATAGTAAGTTCACCATTTTCCATAGTTTTCATTAGTTTTGGTTGTTCATCTACTACCAATAGAAGAGTCTTATCTTTTTTTGCGTATTTGTCGCCTTCTAGAGAATTTATATAATATTTGCTTGCTAATTTTCTTTCCA
This genomic window contains:
- a CDS encoding isochorismatase family protein, translating into MERKLASKYYINSLEGDKYAKKDKTLLLVVDEQPKLMKTMENGELTILNTLVLIKAFKEYQMPILATEQYPKGLGKSDQRLLEEIPEDKIFEKTIFDAATPEVLDFIKENNITNVVVVGAEGHVCIYQTIRSLLDLGLNVFFVKDAISSYTEELKETSAQTLVEMGAVVVNTEMLLFDIAYDSKDSHFKVISNLVKEMRSRD